The Streptomyces sp. A2-16 sequence GGTATGCAGGACGGCTACAACCTCGGCTGGAAGCTCGGCCAGGTCCTCGCCGGAGCCGACCCGGCCCTGCTGGACACCTACCAGGCCGAGCGGCAGCCGATCGCCGCCGGGGTTTTGGGACTGTCCACGGAGAAGTGGGGCGGCCTCGCCAGGCTCGACCCCTCCAGCATGAAGCGCGGCAAGGACGAGCAGCAGCTCGCCCTCACCTACTACGGGGGCCCGCTCGCCCCCGCCGACGGCGACAGGAGCGACACCGGCACGCTGCACGTGGGCGACCGCGCCCCGGACGCCCGACTGCTGGGCGCCGACGGCGCCGAGACCCGCCTGTTCACCCTCTTCCAGGGACCGCACTTCACCGCCATCGCCTACGGCCCCGACGCCGCCCGGGACCTCGAACTCCTCGACTGGCCGACGACGGGCGCCCGGCTGAAGCGGATCACCGTCGGATCGGCCGCGGGCGACGGCCGCGCCTTCTCCGACCCCAAGAACATGCTGCGGAGTGCCTACGGCCTGACCGGCGACACGCTGCTGCTGATCCGTCCCGACGGCTACATCGCACACATCGCCACTCGGGATTTCCTCACCACCACACAAGCCGCCGTGCGGGCAATGACGCCGCAGGCAAGGAGCCGCACCATGTCCCAGCAGAGCCACACCTCCCCCGGTTCGGGGGCCACTGAATGAGCCGCATACTGCTGCGCGGAGCGCACGTCATCACGATGACGCCGGACCGGCCGGACGCCGAGCGTGTCGACATCCTCGTCGACGGCAAGACCATCGCAGCCGTTGGCGAGAACATCGAGGCGCCCGACGCCGAGGTCGTCGACTTCTCCGGCCGCATCGTCATCCCCGGCCTGGTCAATGCCCATCTGCACACCTGGCAGACCGCGCTGCGCTCCGTGGGCGCCGACTGGACGCTGATGGAGTACCTCACCCACCTGCACGGCGAGTGCGTCGGGCACTACACCCCGGCCGACATGCACATCAGCAATCTCGCCGGCGCCCTGAACCAGCTCAACTGCGGTACGACCACACTCGGCGACTGGTGTCACAACGCCCTGTCCCCCGAGCACGCCGACGCGGCCGTCGAGGGACTGGTCCAGGCCGGGATCCGCGCCGTATTCCTGCACGGCACGCCCTACCGCTCGCCGGAGATCCCCCACCCGCTCGCCGAGATCGACCGGCTGCTCGACGGCCCCGTCCGCGACCACGGCCTCCTCACCCTGGGCATGGCACTCCAGGGGCCACAGTACTCCTCCGCCGAGACCTCGGTGGCCGACTTCCGAGCCGGCGCGGAACGCGGCCTCGTCGTCTCGATGCACCAGAGCGGCGGCGAACCCTCACCCGGCTGGGAAGCCGTGCGCAACGCCAGGCTGTTCAGCCCCCTGACCAACGTCGTGCACGGAGCCGACCTGCCCGAGGACTGGGTGAAGACGCTGGTCGAGGCGGGCGTCACCTTCACCACCACCCCGGAGAACGAACTGGGCCAGGGTCACGGCACACCCATCACCGGATCCCTGCTGAGCCTGGGCGCGGCACCCTCCCTGGGCACCGACATCGACACCGCCGTACCCGGCAAGCTCCTCACCGCCGCCCGGATCGCTCTGGCCCACCAGCGCGGCCTGGACCACACCCACCACCGGCAGACGACCGGCATCTACGCCAACACACCGTCTGTCACCAGCAAACAGGCGCTTGCCTGGGCCACGGTCGAAGGGGCGAAGGCACTGGGCCTTGCAGACAAGGTGGGCCGGATCGAGGTGGGCATGCAGGCCGACCTCGTCGCCGTCGACGCCCGGGCGCTCAACCTCTGGCCGGCGCACGACCCCATCGCCACGGTCCTGCACGCCGACATCGCCAACATCGAAGCCGTGATGGTCGCCGGCACCTGGCGCAAACGCGATCACGCCCTGCTCGCATCCGGCCTCGACGAGGTCAAGGACCGGCTGCGCGAGTCCGGAGAGCGGCTGCTGCGCAGCATCGGGCCCGCGAGCTCTCCCGGCTGACCTACCGCAACGGCCCCCACGCATGAACCGCGCGCCGACGCGCACGACACCCCGTCCTCGTCGGCGCGATGGCCACGCGCCCTCAGAGCCGCACACCGCGGCCTCGTTCCCCCAGCAAGAAGGTCCCGTGAGCAGCCCCATGCCGCCTACTGCGGGGATGCCCCGCGACGCCCTGCACCAGGAGCAGATCATCCAGGCGGCCATCGCCCTTCTGGACGAGGGCGGCATCGAGAGTCTGAGCATGCGAAAACTCGGCAGCCGTCTCGGCATCACCGCGGCGGCACTCTACTGGCACGTCAGGAGCAGACAGGATCTGCTCCTGCTGGCCGCTGACACCGTCTGGGGGCAGACACCTCTCCCCGCTCTCCACGGCGTCGAATGGCGTCCGGTCCTCCTGGCCATGGCCGACAACCTGCGTTCGATGCTTCTCAGGCACCCCTGGCTGCTGGCCGCCATGACCATCCAGCCCCTCGACGGCCCGGCCAGGGACCGTCATGACGAGCACCTGCTCGCGGTCTGCGAGGCATCCGGCCTCACCAGGCGGGATGCCGAACAAGCCGCCCAGAGCGTCGTCACATTCGCGATCGGCGCCGCCCTCGCAGCCACCCCTCGCCCGTATGTGTCCTTCGGACTGCAGTCACTTCTCGACGGCGTCGAAGCCAGGCTTGCCGCCCGTACCTGACCCGACACAGCAGAAGACTCGTCGTCGACGATC is a genomic window containing:
- a CDS encoding amidohydrolase family protein encodes the protein MSRILLRGAHVITMTPDRPDAERVDILVDGKTIAAVGENIEAPDAEVVDFSGRIVIPGLVNAHLHTWQTALRSVGADWTLMEYLTHLHGECVGHYTPADMHISNLAGALNQLNCGTTTLGDWCHNALSPEHADAAVEGLVQAGIRAVFLHGTPYRSPEIPHPLAEIDRLLDGPVRDHGLLTLGMALQGPQYSSAETSVADFRAGAERGLVVSMHQSGGEPSPGWEAVRNARLFSPLTNVVHGADLPEDWVKTLVEAGVTFTTTPENELGQGHGTPITGSLLSLGAAPSLGTDIDTAVPGKLLTAARIALAHQRGLDHTHHRQTTGIYANTPSVTSKQALAWATVEGAKALGLADKVGRIEVGMQADLVAVDARALNLWPAHDPIATVLHADIANIEAVMVAGTWRKRDHALLASGLDEVKDRLRESGERLLRSIGPASSPG
- a CDS encoding TetR/AcrR family transcriptional regulator C-terminal domain-containing protein, which encodes MSSPMPPTAGMPRDALHQEQIIQAAIALLDEGGIESLSMRKLGSRLGITAAALYWHVRSRQDLLLLAADTVWGQTPLPALHGVEWRPVLLAMADNLRSMLLRHPWLLAAMTIQPLDGPARDRHDEHLLAVCEASGLTRRDAEQAAQSVVTFAIGAALAATPRPYVSFGLQSLLDGVEARLAART